In a genomic window of Allomeiothermus silvanus DSM 9946:
- the purL gene encoding phosphoribosylformylglycinamidine synthase subunit PurL, with product MEETLTPISASAEALLQETGIPLHEYREIVRRMGREPNRLELYLFKVMWSEHCAYKNSRPLLRMLPKEGPAVLQGPGENAGVVEIGEGFAVAFKIESHNHPSAVEPVQGAATGVGGIIRDIMAMGARPIALLNSLRFGQLEGEEGLRTRYLVGGVVSGIAHYGNAIGIPTVAGEVYFHPDYQENPLVNAMCVGLLKTDELKRSRASLGRVVYYAGAKTGRDGIGGAAFASEELSEDNEAKRPNVQVGDPFLGKLLMEATLEAIRLDLVEGVQDMGAAGLTSSLSELAHKSGLGLELDLDKVPQRERGMNPLELMLSESQERMVFVPRPGKEGELEGLFAHYGLDCVPVAQVIPEPVFRIKAGGAVVAEVPTDALADAPTYTREMQESPEVQSLRSKDLSDLPIPADLEPILPQLLSSPNLCSRAPIFERYDQQVGTNTVLVPGKGDAAILRIKGTGRAIAVKVDANPRYSKLHPYLGAMHALAEAARNVSVVGGTPLAYTDGLNCGNPETPHGYFELSETIRGLAEASKALGIPVVSGNVSLYNEGPSYRIPPTAMVGVVGLLEDVERRAELGFKKPGEFIVLIGEPRGELGASEYLWVTQGLEAGSPPRLDLGLEAKTQAAIRELIRLGLTRTAHDVAEGGLAVALAEMTFPYGVGATVEIREQDRPDALLFGEAPSRVLFTVGQARLHEATRLLEKAGLPYRILGQTGGSELTVLLPRAQLHWGVNALKSAWQAPLREVLP from the coding sequence ATGGAAGAAACCCTGACCCCCATCAGCGCTAGCGCCGAGGCGTTGCTCCAAGAAACCGGCATCCCCCTCCACGAGTACCGCGAGATCGTGCGGAGGATGGGGCGGGAGCCGAACCGGCTCGAGCTCTACCTCTTCAAGGTGATGTGGAGCGAGCACTGCGCGTATAAAAACTCTCGCCCGCTCCTGCGGATGCTTCCCAAAGAAGGCCCCGCCGTACTCCAAGGCCCCGGCGAGAACGCAGGCGTGGTGGAGATCGGCGAGGGCTTTGCGGTGGCCTTTAAGATCGAATCGCACAACCACCCCTCGGCGGTGGAGCCAGTACAAGGAGCGGCTACGGGGGTAGGCGGGATCATCCGCGACATCATGGCCATGGGGGCCCGGCCGATCGCCCTGTTGAATTCACTGCGCTTCGGCCAACTAGAGGGCGAAGAAGGCCTGCGTACCCGCTACTTGGTAGGCGGGGTGGTAAGCGGAATCGCCCACTACGGCAACGCTATCGGGATCCCTACCGTGGCGGGTGAAGTCTACTTTCATCCCGACTACCAGGAGAACCCTTTGGTGAATGCGATGTGCGTGGGCCTCCTGAAGACCGACGAGCTCAAAAGAAGCCGAGCCAGTCTGGGCCGGGTGGTCTACTACGCCGGGGCCAAGACCGGGCGCGATGGGATCGGTGGGGCAGCCTTTGCCAGTGAGGAACTTTCCGAAGACAACGAAGCCAAACGGCCCAACGTGCAGGTCGGCGATCCCTTCTTGGGCAAGCTGTTGATGGAAGCGACCCTGGAGGCTATCCGTCTGGACCTCGTGGAGGGCGTACAGGATATGGGCGCGGCAGGGCTCACCTCTTCCCTTTCCGAGCTAGCGCACAAGTCGGGGCTTGGGCTCGAGCTTGACCTGGACAAAGTCCCCCAGCGCGAGCGGGGCATGAACCCCCTCGAGCTGATGCTCTCCGAGTCGCAAGAGCGCATGGTCTTCGTGCCGCGCCCGGGGAAAGAGGGGGAACTCGAGGGCCTCTTCGCCCACTACGGGCTGGACTGTGTCCCGGTGGCGCAGGTGATCCCGGAGCCGGTGTTCCGCATCAAGGCGGGAGGCGCGGTGGTGGCCGAAGTGCCCACCGACGCCCTAGCCGACGCGCCGACCTACACCCGCGAGATGCAGGAGAGCCCGGAAGTTCAATCGCTTCGCAGCAAAGACCTCTCCGACCTTCCGATTCCTGCTGACCTCGAGCCCATCCTTCCCCAGCTCCTCTCCTCGCCCAACCTGTGCTCGCGGGCCCCGATCTTCGAGCGCTACGACCAGCAGGTCGGAACCAATACCGTGCTCGTTCCCGGCAAGGGCGATGCGGCGATCCTGCGCATCAAGGGCACGGGCCGGGCCATAGCGGTCAAGGTGGATGCCAACCCGCGCTACTCCAAGTTACACCCCTACCTGGGAGCCATGCACGCCCTGGCCGAGGCAGCCCGCAACGTCTCGGTAGTGGGGGGTACGCCTTTGGCCTATACCGATGGCCTCAACTGCGGCAACCCCGAGACACCGCACGGCTATTTCGAGCTTTCCGAGACTATCCGCGGGCTGGCCGAGGCCTCGAAGGCGCTGGGGATCCCGGTAGTCTCGGGCAATGTCTCCCTGTACAACGAGGGGCCCAGCTACCGCATCCCCCCCACGGCGATGGTGGGGGTGGTGGGTTTGCTAGAGGATGTGGAAAGGCGCGCTGAGCTAGGCTTCAAAAAGCCGGGGGAGTTCATCGTGCTGATCGGGGAGCCACGGGGCGAACTGGGGGCTTCCGAGTATCTATGGGTGACCCAGGGGCTCGAGGCCGGAAGCCCCCCCCGGCTCGACCTCGGGCTCGAGGCCAAAACCCAGGCCGCTATCCGCGAACTGATCCGGTTGGGCCTTACCCGTACCGCGCACGACGTGGCCGAGGGTGGCTTGGCGGTGGCCTTGGCCGAGATGACCTTTCCCTATGGCGTGGGGGCTACCGTCGAGATCCGCGAGCAAGACCGCCCTGATGCGCTGCTTTTCGGCGAAGCACCTAGCCGCGTCCTCTTCACCGTGGGGCAAGCTCGCCTACACGAAGCGACACGGCTTTTGGAAAAAGCTGGCCTCCCGTACCGCATCCTGGGGCAAACCGGCGGGTCCGAACTCACAGTCTTACTGCCCCGGGCGCAGCTACACTGGGGTGTGAACGCGCTGAAATCGGCTTGGCAGGCCCCCTTGCGGGAGGTGTTGCCGTGA
- the purF gene encoding amidophosphoribosyltransferase, whose translation MRLASCDHDKPREECGVIGVWSPEPIDVAGMLQLGLFALQHRGQEAAGICVSNGKDLVIEKDLGLVSQVFDEARMQKLRIPGAKLGIGHTRYSTTGSNLRFNAQPLNVRSSKGILAIAHNGNFVNAMEIRTQLLEHGAVFQTTNDTEVMINLIARYAKLNLIEATARSMRELKGGFSVVLMDRQTVLALRDGNGVRPLVIGRLSGGGWVFASEPPALTLLGAEWVRDVRPGELVWVEGGELRSMQVLEPSPTPCAFEWIYFARADSLLDGVGVHESRVRMGEQLALEAPAQADLVVPVPDSGIGAAIGYSRASGIPFDYGLYKNPYAGRTFIQPTQELRDLKTKLKLAPTPAVRGKRVVLVDDSIVRGTTSGRIVQLLRDAGATEVHVRISSPPIKHPCYYGIDTAARKELVAATHSIEQIRELIGADSLHFLSEGGVRRAVGGPVCLACFNGLYPAGTPEGEGQKEALEQA comes from the coding sequence TTGCGTCTTGCGTCTTGCGATCACGACAAACCCCGCGAGGAATGCGGCGTTATCGGGGTATGGAGCCCCGAGCCCATAGACGTGGCGGGTATGCTCCAACTGGGGCTGTTCGCCCTGCAGCACCGGGGACAGGAAGCCGCGGGGATTTGTGTTTCCAACGGAAAGGATTTGGTAATCGAGAAAGACTTGGGCCTTGTCAGTCAGGTCTTTGACGAAGCCCGCATGCAAAAGCTGCGGATTCCGGGAGCTAAGCTGGGCATCGGGCATACCCGCTACTCCACCACCGGCTCCAACTTGCGCTTCAACGCACAGCCACTGAATGTGCGCTCCTCCAAGGGCATCCTGGCCATCGCCCACAACGGCAACTTCGTCAACGCGATGGAGATCCGTACCCAGCTTTTGGAGCACGGCGCGGTCTTCCAGACTACCAACGATACCGAGGTGATGATCAACCTCATCGCCCGCTATGCCAAGCTCAACCTTATCGAGGCCACCGCCCGCTCGATGCGCGAACTCAAGGGCGGCTTCAGCGTGGTATTGATGGACCGCCAAACCGTGCTGGCCCTGCGCGACGGGAACGGGGTGCGCCCACTGGTGATCGGGCGTTTGTCGGGTGGAGGGTGGGTCTTTGCCTCGGAGCCCCCCGCGCTGACCTTGCTGGGGGCGGAGTGGGTACGGGATGTCCGGCCTGGAGAACTGGTGTGGGTAGAAGGGGGCGAACTGCGCTCGATGCAGGTCCTCGAGCCCTCCCCCACCCCCTGCGCCTTCGAGTGGATCTACTTCGCCCGCGCCGACTCCCTCTTGGACGGGGTAGGAGTCCACGAAAGCCGGGTGCGTATGGGCGAACAGCTGGCACTCGAGGCCCCCGCCCAAGCCGACCTGGTGGTTCCGGTGCCGGATTCGGGCATCGGGGCGGCCATCGGCTATTCCCGCGCCTCCGGCATCCCCTTCGACTACGGGCTGTACAAGAACCCCTATGCCGGACGCACCTTTATCCAGCCCACCCAGGAACTGCGCGACCTCAAGACCAAGCTCAAGCTAGCCCCCACTCCCGCCGTCCGGGGCAAGCGGGTAGTGCTGGTAGACGACTCCATCGTGCGCGGAACCACCTCGGGCCGGATCGTGCAACTCTTGCGCGACGCCGGGGCCACCGAGGTCCACGTGCGGATCTCCTCGCCACCCATCAAGCACCCCTGCTACTACGGCATTGATACCGCCGCCCGCAAGGAACTCGTCGCCGCCACCCACTCTATTGAGCAGATCCGCGAGTTGATCGGGGCGGACTCGCTTCACTTCCTCTCCGAGGGGGGGGTGCGCCGGGCGGTGGGGGGGCCGGTGTGCCTGGCCTGCTTCAACGGGCTCTACCCGGCGGGAACCCCCGAGGGCGAGGGGCAAAAGGAAGCGCTCGAGCAGGCGTAA
- a CDS encoding response regulator translates to MNPLRILIADDHPIVRAGLVGLLSTQEGFQVVGEASSGLEAVQMADALRPNVVLMDLRMPGMGGTAATRAIRSRFPEVQVLVLTTYDTDTEIVRAIEAGAIGYLLKDVPREELYKAIYASAHGESVLSPPVAARLLGRMRAPSDESLSTRELEVLSLVAKGLSNKEIARELKISEATVKTHLLHTFGKLGVDDRTAAVTVALERGILRLDS, encoded by the coding sequence ATGAACCCTTTGCGTATTTTGATTGCCGATGATCACCCGATTGTGCGGGCCGGTTTGGTAGGGTTACTTTCGACCCAGGAGGGCTTTCAGGTGGTGGGGGAAGCCAGTAGTGGGCTCGAGGCCGTGCAGATGGCCGACGCCTTGCGCCCTAACGTGGTGCTGATGGACCTCAGGATGCCCGGCATGGGCGGCACTGCCGCTACCCGCGCCATCCGCAGCCGCTTCCCCGAGGTGCAGGTGCTGGTGCTCACCACCTACGACACCGATACCGAGATCGTGCGGGCTATCGAGGCGGGGGCCATCGGCTACTTACTCAAGGACGTGCCCCGCGAGGAACTCTACAAGGCCATCTACGCCAGCGCCCACGGTGAATCGGTGCTCTCCCCGCCGGTGGCGGCCAGGCTTCTTGGCCGGATGCGGGCCCCCAGCGACGAAAGCCTCTCCACCCGGGAACTCGAGGTGCTTTCCCTAGTCGCCAAGGGCCTCTCCAACAAGGAGATCGCGCGCGAACTCAAGATCAGCGAGGCCACGGTCAAGACCCATCTCTTGCACACCTTTGGCAAGCTGGGCGTCGACGACCGTACGGCTGCGGTAACGGTCGCGCTCGAGCGGGGGATTTTGCGGCTGGATAGCTGA
- a CDS encoding HAD family hydrolase produces the protein MKPKAITFDFWGTLFMENPSSAQDILSARYEVLLDALSEAGTPADEGQVREAYRQAQMAFDDAWKALQVMTVYDRVGHIFKLLGVKFDEGLIALTARKLEETSLSFDLLPLPGVKEALPQLAKTHILGIVCDTGVTPGRLLREHLRRHGLLDYFTGFSFSDETGSVKPRREAFMAALEEMGIEPQNALHIGDIPRTDIAGAFAAGYPWAVQYTGHRYLNGGPEPTARVGDHRELINLLFAQKQP, from the coding sequence ATGAAACCGAAAGCCATCACTTTCGACTTCTGGGGCACGCTCTTCATGGAAAACCCGAGTTCTGCACAGGATATTCTGAGTGCGCGTTACGAGGTATTGCTCGATGCCCTCTCGGAAGCGGGTACCCCCGCCGACGAGGGGCAGGTCCGGGAGGCCTACCGGCAGGCCCAAATGGCTTTTGACGATGCCTGGAAGGCCCTTCAAGTCATGACCGTCTATGACCGCGTGGGCCACATCTTCAAGCTCTTGGGGGTCAAATTCGACGAGGGTTTGATCGCCCTGACTGCCCGAAAGCTCGAGGAGACCTCCCTAAGCTTCGACCTTCTCCCCCTGCCGGGGGTCAAGGAAGCGCTGCCCCAACTGGCTAAAACCCACATCCTGGGCATCGTCTGCGACACCGGGGTGACCCCAGGCCGCCTGCTGCGCGAACACCTCCGGCGGCATGGGCTTTTGGATTACTTCACCGGGTTTTCCTTCTCTGACGAGACCGGCTCGGTCAAACCCCGCCGCGAAGCCTTCATGGCTGCCCTGGAGGAAATGGGCATAGAACCGCAAAACGCCTTGCATATTGGGGATATCCCCCGCACCGACATCGCCGGGGCCTTCGCCGCTGGCTACCCCTGGGCCGTGCAGTACACCGGCCACCGCTACCTCAACGGCGGACCCGAGCCCACCGCGCGGGTGGGCGATCACCGTGAGCTAATCAACCTGCTCTTTGCACAAAAGCAGCCGTAA
- the purQ gene encoding phosphoribosylformylglycinamidine synthase subunit PurQ, whose protein sequence is MKVAVIVFPGSNCDRDTQWALEHSGCKAELVWHTEGNLQGYGAVLVPGGFSYGDYLRAGALAKFSPIMAEVKRLANQGYPVVGICNGFQILTEAGLLPGALLANTNLHYTCKDVFLRVERTDLPFTSAYQPGQILQLPIAHGEGRYYADEATLHQLEEGRQVVFRYVEHQGHGGNPNGSLADIAGIVNQRGNVLGMMPHPERAVEDALGSVDGRGLFESLKRALEIVA, encoded by the coding sequence ATGAAAGTCGCGGTTATCGTCTTCCCCGGCTCCAACTGCGACCGCGATACCCAGTGGGCTTTAGAGCACAGCGGCTGCAAAGCCGAGCTGGTCTGGCACACCGAGGGAAATCTGCAAGGCTACGGAGCGGTGTTGGTACCGGGGGGCTTTTCCTACGGCGACTACCTGAGAGCCGGGGCCCTGGCCAAGTTCTCGCCGATAATGGCCGAGGTCAAGCGCCTGGCTAATCAGGGCTACCCGGTAGTGGGTATCTGTAACGGCTTTCAGATCCTCACCGAAGCGGGGTTACTGCCTGGGGCCTTGCTCGCCAACACCAATCTGCACTACACCTGTAAGGACGTGTTCTTGCGCGTTGAGCGCACCGACCTGCCCTTCACGTCGGCATACCAACCAGGGCAGATTCTGCAGCTTCCTATAGCCCACGGGGAGGGGCGGTACTACGCCGACGAAGCAACCCTGCACCAGCTCGAGGAGGGCCGCCAAGTGGTCTTCCGCTACGTGGAGCACCAGGGTCACGGCGGCAACCCTAACGGAAGCCTGGCCGACATTGCAGGAATCGTCAACCAGCGCGGCAACGTGCTGGGCATGATGCCGCACCCCGAGCGGGCGGTGGAGGACGCGCTGGGCTCGGTGGACGGCAGAGGGCTCTTCGAGAGCTTGAAGCGGGCTTTGGAGATTGTGGCGTGA
- a CDS encoding ABC transporter permease, whose protein sequence is MNPLQVVSIAWRAILANPLRSVLTALGVIIGVAAVIALTGIGQGSTASITRSLESLGTNLLTVSGGRGGGPPGLVRFGGPPTITLKDVQALREHFAAQIAGIAPVAQGNHQIKFEANNTNATVIGTWPDYASVRNAQPAQGSFFTEADNQARKRVAVLGYQVAQDLFGGSDPLGQKIKIAGVSFTVVGVLPDKGDSGFASPNSQILVPLNTYLQRLGRSNNRGEPTVNQVYIQGLSKDTLKDLQNQITDFMAERHKISNPDEYDFSVQNQADALASVNQVTQTLTLFLGGVAGISLLVGGIGIMNIMLVSVTERTREIGIRKALGAKPRDILTQFLVESVVLSVGGGLLGIALGLGMARSVGNLMHITPLFSLSSVLLAFAFSAAVGVFFGYYPALRAARLDPVESLRYE, encoded by the coding sequence ATGAACCCGCTGCAGGTGGTAAGCATCGCCTGGCGGGCTATCCTGGCCAACCCACTGCGCTCGGTGCTCACCGCGCTGGGGGTAATCATCGGAGTAGCTGCGGTGATCGCCCTTACCGGGATCGGCCAAGGCTCCACCGCCAGCATCACCCGTTCGCTCGAGAGCCTGGGGACCAACCTGCTCACCGTCTCCGGCGGGCGGGGGGGCGGCCCTCCCGGGCTGGTGCGCTTTGGTGGCCCTCCGACCATCACCCTCAAAGACGTCCAAGCCCTGCGAGAGCACTTCGCCGCTCAGATCGCTGGCATAGCCCCCGTCGCCCAGGGCAACCACCAGATCAAGTTCGAGGCCAATAACACCAACGCCACCGTCATCGGCACCTGGCCCGACTACGCCAGCGTGCGCAACGCCCAACCCGCCCAAGGTAGCTTCTTCACCGAAGCCGACAATCAAGCCCGCAAGCGGGTAGCAGTGCTGGGCTACCAGGTGGCCCAGGACCTGTTTGGAGGAAGCGATCCGCTGGGGCAGAAGATCAAGATCGCCGGGGTCTCTTTCACGGTAGTGGGGGTGCTACCCGATAAAGGCGACTCCGGCTTTGCCAGTCCCAACTCGCAGATTCTAGTGCCGCTGAACACCTACCTCCAGCGCTTAGGCCGCAGCAACAACCGCGGCGAGCCCACGGTGAACCAGGTATATATACAAGGCTTGAGCAAAGACACCCTCAAGGACCTGCAAAACCAGATCACCGACTTCATGGCCGAGCGGCATAAGATCTCCAACCCGGATGAATACGACTTCAGTGTGCAAAACCAAGCCGACGCCTTGGCCTCGGTGAACCAGGTCACCCAGACCCTCACCCTCTTTTTGGGCGGGGTAGCGGGGATCAGCCTGCTGGTGGGGGGCATCGGGATCATGAACATCATGCTGGTCTCGGTCACCGAGCGCACCCGCGAAATCGGCATCCGCAAAGCCCTAGGGGCTAAGCCCCGCGACATCCTCACCCAGTTTTTGGTGGAGTCGGTGGTGCTTTCGGTGGGCGGCGGCCTGCTAGGCATCGCCCTAGGATTGGGGATGGCGCGTAGCGTAGGCAACCTGATGCACATCACCCCCCTCTTCTCTCTTAGCAGCGTGTTGTTGGCTTTCGCTTTTTCCGCAGCGGTGGGGGTGTTCTTTGGCTACTACCCCGCTTTGCGCGCTGCCCGGCTCGACCCGGTGGAGTCGCTTAGGTACGAGTAG
- the purS gene encoding phosphoribosylformylglycinamidine synthase subunit PurS, producing MKFHATILIELKEGILDPQGRAVEGVLKGLGYAVEQVRVGRVLEMELEAESEAQAKETALAIAGALANPVMEVYTLEALKPLQEVL from the coding sequence GTGAAGTTTCATGCGACCATCCTGATCGAACTCAAAGAAGGGATCCTGGACCCGCAAGGACGGGCCGTAGAGGGCGTGCTCAAGGGCCTGGGCTACGCGGTGGAGCAGGTCCGGGTGGGGCGGGTGTTGGAGATGGAACTCGAGGCCGAGAGCGAAGCCCAAGCCAAAGAAACCGCCCTCGCTATCGCGGGGGCCCTAGCCAACCCGGTGATGGAAGTCTACACCCTGGAAGCCTTGAAGCCGCTGCAGGAGGTGTTGTGA
- a CDS encoding sensor histidine kinase, translating to MLALARRFFAGRPVAQAVAVFTALNLLMLLIFTLLVPSRPIVLPVEVPILKPGEVALRVGLVLAVYACVLWALRPGQRHFGEFLLLGGVGIATVWALTQYYLPLLALGLVPVVARYWLSLRWTLLVAAALIALSGWWSLREPLQLTLEVTFTQGPGGSVTWSALPQGTDYPNIETSFFVFMAMLFAGYSLFALEVLVRESQARMALESTQRKLEEKSRQAGVLEERQRLAREIHDTLAQNFTSIVMHLEAAEAAITGELTPVAAGRAESLVSPQSGEALVSPQSGEALVSPRSGVEPPPGRSLTSESGSLNQVRAYLDQARATAREGLSEARRMVWALRPEVLEGASLPQALERVAQRWAEESGVRTEFTLTGEPQPLHPALEVALLRVTQEALANVRKHAQARRVNLTLSYLDDLVLLDIQDDGVGLQTGAPSMTGGFGLRSIRERVEALGGYCAIESERGVGTTVAVSLPVAPAWQSPGRTGLESRKS from the coding sequence ATGCTGGCTTTAGCGCGGCGCTTCTTTGCCGGTCGCCCAGTGGCGCAGGCGGTGGCGGTGTTCACCGCTTTGAACCTCCTGATGTTGCTAATTTTTACTCTGCTGGTACCTTCGCGTCCAATCGTGCTGCCGGTAGAGGTACCCATCCTAAAGCCTGGGGAAGTGGCGCTGCGGGTGGGTCTGGTTCTGGCCGTATATGCCTGTGTGTTATGGGCTTTGCGGCCAGGCCAGCGGCACTTTGGGGAGTTCTTGCTACTGGGAGGAGTGGGTATAGCCACCGTGTGGGCGCTCACCCAGTACTATCTACCTCTTTTGGCGCTGGGGCTGGTGCCCGTAGTAGCCCGTTACTGGCTCTCGCTACGCTGGACACTCTTGGTTGCCGCTGCTTTGATTGCTCTTTCGGGCTGGTGGAGCCTCCGGGAACCCCTGCAACTCACCCTCGAGGTTACCTTCACCCAAGGCCCCGGCGGCTCAGTGACCTGGAGCGCTCTGCCCCAAGGCACCGACTACCCCAACATCGAGACCAGCTTTTTCGTCTTCATGGCGATGCTCTTCGCCGGGTACTCACTGTTCGCCCTGGAAGTGTTGGTACGCGAATCGCAGGCCCGGATGGCTTTGGAGTCCACCCAGCGCAAGCTCGAGGAGAAAAGCCGCCAGGCTGGGGTGTTGGAAGAACGCCAGCGTTTGGCCCGCGAGATCCACGACACCTTAGCCCAGAACTTCACCAGCATCGTAATGCACCTCGAGGCGGCTGAAGCGGCCATCACCGGTGAACTGACCCCGGTAGCGGCTGGGAGGGCCGAGTCGCTTGTTTCGCCGCAAAGCGGGGAGGCGCTTGTTTCGCCGCAAAGCGGGGAGGCGCTTGTTTCGCCGCGAAGCGGGGTGGAACCCCCCCCAGGCCGCTCGCTGACGTCCGAGTCAGGGTCGCTCAACCAGGTGCGGGCTTATCTCGACCAGGCCCGGGCTACGGCTCGGGAGGGACTCTCTGAAGCACGGCGGATGGTGTGGGCGCTGCGGCCTGAGGTACTCGAGGGGGCTTCGCTGCCCCAGGCGCTCGAGCGGGTGGCCCAGCGCTGGGCCGAGGAGAGTGGGGTTCGCACCGAGTTTACCCTCACCGGCGAGCCCCAGCCCTTGCATCCGGCGCTCGAGGTCGCCTTGCTGCGGGTAACCCAAGAGGCGCTGGCCAACGTGCGCAAACACGCCCAGGCCCGGCGGGTCAACCTAACCCTTTCCTACCTGGACGACCTGGTACTGCTGGATATCCAAGACGATGGGGTAGGGTTGCAGACCGGGGCACCCTCGATGACCGGGGGGTTTGGGCTGCGCTCAATCCGCGAGCGGGTCGAGGCTTTGGGCGGCTACTGTGCCATCGAGAGCGAACGCGGGGTGGGCACTACGGTGGCGGTATCGTTGCCGGTTGCGCCCGCCTGGCAAAGCCCAGGGCGGACCGGGCTCGAGAGCAGGAAATCCTAG
- the purC gene encoding phosphoribosylaminoimidazolesuccinocarboxamide synthase — translation MEKLYEGKAKIVYTGPEVGTYRVYYKDDATAFNGQKRAQIGGKGVVNNRVSSTLFRYLEAHGVPTHFLGELSEREMLVRQVEIIPLEVIIRNRAAGSFAKRYGVAEGTPLAKPLVEFSLKNDALGDPLIYDDAVLALGLASANELSRIKELALQVNELLKAFFSQRGLEVIDFKLEFGRLPGGTVVLADEISPDTMRLWEVGTGEKMDKDRFRRDLGGVEEAYQEVLRRVTGGPA, via the coding sequence ATGGAAAAGCTCTACGAGGGGAAAGCCAAGATCGTCTACACCGGGCCGGAGGTCGGAACCTACCGGGTCTACTACAAAGACGACGCCACCGCTTTTAACGGACAGAAACGGGCCCAGATCGGTGGAAAGGGAGTGGTCAACAACCGGGTCTCGTCCACGCTGTTCCGCTACCTCGAGGCCCACGGGGTTCCCACCCATTTCCTGGGTGAACTCTCGGAACGGGAGATGCTGGTACGGCAGGTGGAGATCATCCCGCTCGAGGTCATCATCAGAAACCGGGCCGCCGGTAGCTTTGCCAAGCGCTACGGGGTAGCAGAGGGCACCCCACTCGCCAAGCCTCTGGTGGAGTTCTCGCTCAAAAACGACGCCCTGGGCGACCCGCTCATCTACGACGACGCGGTGCTGGCTTTAGGTCTGGCTAGCGCGAACGAGCTTTCCCGGATCAAGGAACTGGCGTTACAGGTCAACGAGTTGCTGAAGGCATTCTTCTCTCAGCGGGGCCTCGAGGTCATCGACTTCAAGCTCGAGTTTGGCCGCCTCCCCGGCGGCACCGTCGTGCTGGCCGATGAGATTAGCCCCGACACCATGCGGTTGTGGGAGGTAGGCACGGGTGAGAAGATGGACAAAGACCGCTTCCGCCGCGACCTTGGCGGGGTCGAGGAGGCTTATCAGGAGGTCTTGCGGCGGGTGACAGGAGGACCAGCGTGA
- the purB gene encoding adenylosuccinate lyase, which produces MIERYQTPEMKALWSEARKYQTWALVERLALEAWEDLGVVPQGIAARLQAALEQEPIDAAFARRVEEIEAETRHDIVAFTRALSEWTQDPEIARWLHLGLTSTDVVDTAQNILLQEALRLIEAELRRVQDALKSLAVRYKHTPAVGRTHGVHAEPTSFGLRFLSFYASLLRDGERLARAREGIGVAMLSGSVGNYAHLEPHIEAYVAQRLGLAVEPVSSQVVPRDRHAELLSALAILGANLERIAVELRHLQRTEVLETQEPFSYRQTGSSSMPHKKNPVSLENVSGLARLLRAHLQAALENVALWHERDISHSGVERVILPDATTLAHYMLRRLGGILEGLVVYEENLRRNLELTRGLVYSQRVLGLLIESGMNRTQAYEVVQRNALKSWERGASFRELLEADPDNPLKGEELAKAFDPVYFLRHVEAIYARFGL; this is translated from the coding sequence GTGATAGAACGCTACCAGACCCCCGAGATGAAAGCTCTGTGGAGCGAGGCCCGCAAGTACCAGACCTGGGCCTTGGTGGAGCGGCTAGCCCTCGAGGCCTGGGAAGACTTGGGCGTGGTTCCCCAGGGAATCGCCGCGCGGTTACAAGCGGCCCTCGAGCAGGAGCCCATTGACGCCGCCTTCGCCCGGCGGGTGGAGGAGATTGAAGCCGAGACCCGGCACGACATCGTGGCCTTTACCCGAGCCCTTAGCGAATGGACCCAAGACCCGGAGATAGCCCGCTGGCTGCACCTAGGGCTCACCAGCACCGACGTGGTGGACACCGCCCAAAACATCCTTCTGCAAGAAGCCCTGCGGCTTATCGAGGCCGAACTGCGCAGGGTGCAAGACGCGCTCAAGAGCCTGGCGGTGCGCTACAAGCACACCCCGGCGGTAGGGCGCACCCATGGGGTCCACGCCGAACCCACCAGCTTTGGGCTGCGCTTTTTGAGCTTTTATGCCTCCTTGCTACGCGACGGGGAGAGGCTGGCACGGGCCAGGGAGGGGATCGGGGTGGCCATGCTCTCCGGGAGCGTGGGGAACTATGCCCACCTCGAGCCCCACATCGAAGCCTACGTCGCCCAGCGCTTAGGCCTCGCGGTCGAGCCGGTCTCCAGCCAGGTGGTCCCCCGCGACCGCCACGCCGAGCTTTTGAGCGCTCTGGCCATCTTGGGGGCCAACCTCGAGCGTATCGCAGTGGAACTGCGCCACCTGCAACGCACCGAAGTCTTGGAGACCCAAGAGCCTTTCAGCTACCGCCAGACTGGCTCCTCCTCCATGCCCCACAAAAAAAACCCCGTGAGCCTGGAGAACGTATCTGGCCTGGCCCGGCTGTTGCGCGCGCACCTGCAGGCTGCGCTAGAGAACGTGGCCCTGTGGCACGAGCGGGATATCAGCCACTCGGGGGTAGAGCGGGTCATCCTGCCCGACGCAACCACCCTGGCGCACTATATGCTGCGGCGGCTGGGAGGGATACTCGAGGGGCTGGTGGTCTACGAGGAGAACCTCCGGCGCAACCTCGAGCTGACCCGCGGCCTGGTTTACTCTCAGCGGGTTTTGGGGCTGCTCATCGAATCGGGTATGAACCGCACCCAAGCCTACGAGGTCGTGCAGCGCAACGCCCTGAAAAGCTGGGAGCGGGGGGCTTCCTTCCGTGAACTGCTAGAAGCCGACCCCGACAACCCCCTCAAGGGGGAGGAACTGGCAAAAGCTTTCGACCCGGTTTATTTTCTGCGCCATGTCGAGGCGATCTATGCCCGCTTTGGCTTATGA